The Arachis hypogaea cultivar Tifrunner chromosome 19, arahy.Tifrunner.gnm2.J5K5, whole genome shotgun sequence genome has a window encoding:
- the LOC112779830 gene encoding heavy metal-associated isoprenylated plant protein 30: MASFLERVFGSSISTFILRCFAYQDQHNHHHNNHHTFNNKNFKMPKARPISLQTVDLKVRMCCTGCERVVKNAIYKLRGIDSVEVDLEMERVTVTGYVERNKVLKAVRRAGKRAEFWPYPNPPLYFTTPTNYFKDTTTEFKQSYNYYRHGYNLGERHGTFPMSQRGDDQVSNFFNDDNVHACTLM; this comes from the exons ATGGCTTCCTTTCTAGAGAGAGTTTTTGGCTCTAGCATCTCAACCTTTATATTACGTTGTTTTGCATATCAAGATCAACATAATCATCACCATAATAACCATCACACTTTCAATAATAAGAACTTCAAGATGCCTAAGGCTCGACCTATTTCCTTACAG ACTGTTGACCTGAAAGTAAGGATGTGCTGCACTGGTTGCGAAAGAGTTGTTAAGAATGCCATTTACAAGCTCAGAG GGATAGATTCGGTGGAAGTGGATTTGGAAATGGAGAGGGTGACAGTGACAGGGTACGTTGAGAGGAACAAGGTGTTGAAGGCAGTGAGAAGGGCCGGGAAGAGGGCAGAGTTCTGGCCATACCCAAATCCACCATTGTATTTCACAACCCCCACAAACTACTTCAAGGACACAACCACTGAGTTCAAGCAGAGTTACAACTACTACAGGCATGGTTACAACCTTGGTGAGAGACATGGAACTTTTCCAATGTCTCAGCGTGGCGATGACCAAGTTAGCAACTTTTTCAATGATGATAATGTCCATGCTTGCACACTCatgtaa